ACCTCATAGCAGTTCAATGACTGGGTTGGGGAAGAGACAAGTGTTTCAAGGATACGATAATAATAAAGACACAATGGTATTTTACacacttatttttactttatttctttGACCTTTCTCTCTTAAGCCAAACAACAAAACATATATCACTTTATTtctacagtttttttttataactaaatcaaaatattttaattagttatgaTTTTCTCCCTCCAAAGCATAAAGCATATTACTTGTACTCTTTGGACTCATatgaacaaaaaataactactttcacacaaattaagaaaattagttgaaataattcaattttactaatcctaagtaaaataaaagctatTCCTAACATGTCCTTTATTAAAACttgatatcataaataaaatagacttcttgaaaataaaattcaattaaatgaaaaattattgagaaATGATATCATTAATtacagataaaattaattagatatatttatatttaagttgaaaaataagaaatttttttggtttatatatGAGTCCTTGAGGAAGACTATGTTAATATGGAGGATGTGATCTTACTACTACACGTGTACTTGAATCTTTCTCATCTTTTATTACTTCTTCCTCACATGTAAACGTATCCAAGTCCTCGACTCCCGTGTTGGCAGATCCAATAAAAGCACCAAGCCGACACTTTTCTCTCTGTTCTCCTCTCTCATTCTGTCATTTTCTCTTGACTCCTTCACTTCACTTCCCCATCAtcttttcacttctttctttgaGTCTTTACCTTTTTTCCTCCCTCACCAAACACACTCTCTCTCACTCTACAAAGAAAGCTGAGCTGGTTGTGGGTGTTGTGGCCGCCTCACACTCTCACTTCACCACTCTCCGCGCTGGTGAGAGATCACACATCATGTGCATTTTCCTTCCAATTCTTGATGTCTGAACTCTAAACCTTTTAACCTTCAAAACTCTTCAGCTCTCAAAACTCATCACTCTTATTCACCCTTTTTATGTTCCAAACATTTTGTGTCTCCTGAACACAGTTTTGCAGCACACCATTGCTGTTCAGTTATTGTTGTCCTTTTGGCTCTTTGGATGATCCATTCCATGCACAACCACGACCTCAAACTTTGTTCATAGAGGTGAGAAACCAGCTAACACACCCTTTCTTAGATATAGCTATATATATAGCACAACACCTCtgcttttcttcttctacttttatttttccaaaatttcTCTTTACTATAAAATGAGTTTGTATGGCTTCTTTAATCAGTTTGTTCTCTTAATGGAAAAACGtggaaataaaacatttttctcgTGATTTTCAGTTGCATGCGAGTTTTTTGTCGGCTGATATGGTTTGTCTTATTTTTGGTCATGTTTGTATAAATAGAAAACTGCGACGAATTTATGTTTTATGAAATGTACGAATTTGTATCTTATGTGGTTGAACTTGAACTCCATGCGAGTACTTAAGGAGGTTACTGACAATATTTCCTTGTGATTTTAGTTGCATCCTCTGCAATCATGTTGTGACAATATACTCACatggttaatttaattttttgagggAATATTCCACATATATAGTGTGTCTCAATGGAGATCATACTGctatttataataatagtaatgtaaAGAAATCCGGATTATGCAAGTAATGGCACTGATTGCGTGAAGTGTTGGGATTTATGTTATCTTGGATCCTTGGTTATGTTTTATGATGAACTTGTCCTTCAAGTAAGACTTACAGTAGCACACTCTCTTTCCACTGGCCTTGATTCAATGCAGGTTCCTCCCTGTTAAAGCTTTTAGCAATATGGATCAAAAAACGTGGCTTTGGAGAAAAAAATCCTCAGAAAAGACAATTATAGCTGCTGACAACACAGATCTCagttcaaaagaaaatgaagaggtAATTTAACTGTTTTTAGCATTAATTATTCAACTCTgatcaatataattataatttatatcttcATTAAGCTGTCAGGTGTCTGCTTGTGATCTTACCTTTTCCTATTTTGTCTTACTCCTATTAAAAGGTATTAATTTAGTACTTCATTAATGAACAATATTAGATTCcttattaataaaaatgctAATTTCCTGGGCCCTATGTTCTGAATTATTATGATCATAAAATGGACAATATAATTCTCGTTGTATCTATATATTCACCAAACTTTGAGGGCTATTTGAAATTTAGTTTTTGctttattaattgttaaaaataactGGTATTTTGTCTTGTTTTACCTTTTTCTACTTTAGGTTCAGGCACTTGTAGCTGATAAAGAAGAATTggagaaaaacttgaaaagattAAATAACAAGCTTACTTCGGCACTTTCTGATTGTAATGCTAAagatgagctggtgaagaaacaaacaaaagttgcacAAGAAGTAATGGAAGGTAGCGTTTGTGTATATCTCTATCTCTGTGTGTTTATTTATCTAATAAcagcttatttaaaaaatgtttttaatttgacCAATCTCTGATAAATTCTTGCTTTTGAAGGTTTGAAGAAGGCAGAAGCTGAAGTGTTGTCTATGAAGCAAGATCTGGATGAAGCATTGCAGCAGCGTTTAGTTTATGAAGAAAGAGTAGTCCACTTGGATGGAGCTCTCAAGGAATGTATGCAGCAGTTACGATTTGTTCGAGAAGAACAAGGGCAAAGGATTCATGATGCCGTGATGAAGGCTTCAAAAGAATTTGAAAAGGAGCGCCTAGTTCTGGAGGAACAGTTATCTGAGACAAGTAAAAGGCTTGCAAAAGCTGAGGCTGAAAATTCTCATGTTAATAAGTCCATATTTGCAAGAGAAAATTTGATTGAAGATCTGAAAAGACAGTTGAATCAAGCTGAGACAGATCACTGTGCTCTGATGAATAGATTAGAGTCCACCGAGAATGATAATACCTCTCTGAAGTATGAGGTTCGTGTACTTGAGAAGGAACTTGAGATCCGAAATGAGGAGAGGGAATTTAACTGTCGAACAGCTGATGCTTCTCACAAGCAGCACTTAGagagtgttaaaaaaattgctatGTTAGAATCAGAATGTCAGAGGCTGCGCCTTCTGGTTCGGAAGCGGTTACCAGGTCCTGCTGCCCtggcaaaaatgaaaaatgaagtgGACATGTTGGGACGGGATTCATTTGAAATCAGGAGGAGCAAACTGAGCTCAACCAGTTCAGTGGTTGAATCTTCAGTTGACACTTCTCCTGAGACTCCCATTAGAAGAATCAACACTTTGAATGAGCAGTTATATActatggaagaagaaaacaagacTTTAAAAGAATCCCTGAATAGGAAAATGAATGAGCTCCAATTCTCAAGAGTAATGCTTTCTCGCACAGCTTCCAAACTTTTGCAACTTCAGTCGCAGATTGAAGAATCGTCTAAAGCTCACATAACTGTGGAACAGCTAAGAAGTTACCTCACATCACATGAGTTCTCTTTGGCATCAATGTCTGATGCTGGCAGCGATGACAAGGCTAGCTGTGCGGAATCCTGGGCTTCTGCATTGATTTCAGAATTGGAGCACTTTAGAAGTCGAAAGGAGAAGGAACCATTGTCATGCAAAAGTGTTGGAGCTTCAGACATAGATCTTATGGATGACTTTGTTGAAATGGAGAAATTAGCAGTGGTCTCTGTTGAAAGAGGCACTGAAATCTCATCTGCTTCTTTTAAAGCCGTTAGTGAAATCAATGGCTTCTCAGAGACTGGGACAAAGGATACCACTCCTGAAGTAGAAGGTAAGGAGATCATTCCAGTGTCTGATCACATTTCAACTGCGACAAGTGAGACCATCCCTGAAGTAGTAGGTATGGAGATCATTCCAGTGTCTGATCATATTTCAGACCTCCcaaagtcaaataaaaaaacctGTTCCATTGACATATTGACGGGCAATAGTCCTGGTTGGCTTCAGGATGTAGTAAAAATGGTCTTGGAACAAACCCATGTCACACACAAAAGCTCTGATGATATACTCGATGATATTAGAGTAGCTTTGAGGTATGTGAACAATCCTGATCTGTTTGACTTTGATTCAAGCAAAGACTCTGGTCATATTGACACCCAGGATCCTCCCCAGTGTATTCATTGCATCTCATGTTCAAATAATTCTTTGGTGGCTTCTGGTGATGAAAATAACACTGGCATCTTGTCAATAAAGAGAATCACACTACAATCTCAGGAAGATCTGAGTAAATCAATTGGAAAGATAATTGAGATTGTTGAAAGAATCTGCCTGCCTTCTGTGGACTATGATAGTTCAGATCCCTTGCACGAAGGAGATGGGGATATCGTTTCATACAAGAATGTAGGAATGCCAACAGGCTACATGGTTCGTGTTTTCCAGTGGAAAACATCTGAACTCAGTAATGTTTTACGGCAATTTCTACATGTGTGTTACGATTTACTGAGTGGCAAGACTGATTATGGAAATTTTGCCAAAGAACTAACAATATTATTGGATTGGATTATGAATCATTGCTTTTCACTTCAGGATGTTTCGAGTATGAAGGATGCCATCAAGAAACAATTTGATTGGGATGAGACACAGAGTGAAGGTGAGACAGAGAATGAGATAAGTCATTTTGCAGAGGAAGACAAGTTGCAGTTTCCAAGGGAAAACTCGTCATCTTTGCCTCAAGTAACTACTTTGGATGGTCATGATCTTCAGAATGGAGAGATATATtgtaaggagaaagaagaacTTACAAATATTAAAGACAAATTGATCAGTGCAGAATCTCAAAAGGAAGTCTTGGAAGGGAAGCTTCAATCAGCTACTGATAGGATTGAATCCTTAATGAATCAACTCCAGGAATCAGATAAAACTATTGACAGTTTGAGATTGGAGATACATTCCTTTAAAGAATCAAATGGAAAACTTGAgaatgaaatcagaaatcagaaaCTGATAATTTCAAATCCTGATGCACAACATTCAGAAGAAGAATTAAAAGAGGCTCGTAACAAGGTTTTGGCTTTAGAAGTGGAACTGGAGAAAAAGAACAGCAATTGTAAAGAACTAGAAGCCAAATGTATTGAATTGCAGTTCCAGCTTGAAAGGTATGAATCATCCTTACATATTTGTTTctgttcaatattttttttgaacatttggcttttaatttctaattgttAACTGTCACATACCAAATTGTTGTTCTCAGCATGTCAAAGGAGTGCTCAAACCATGATATTATTGAGAAAGATAAGCCACTGCATAATGTAAGTTCATCTCTTTCTAGTCCTTTTTCTTGTCAACTCCTAGTCAGATTACTAGTTCTTATGTAACTTTcaagaatatttaattaaggtGAACCGTGATTTCTACTAAAACAAAGTTAGAACTTATAGTATTTGGACTTATGTGACTTTAACTTGCCTTTTAAATTACAAACTGGAAATACCAATCTGGAGCATGTAAACATTGAGCAATGTATCCAATATACAAAGCTGAAATAGATGAAGTGTGGTGTTGAAGTTGCACATAAAATGGGCTGGGTATATCTATATTTGAAATtgtcttaattaaattttccaTCTATGATATCCTTTCCTATTATCAACAGGGTCTTGGAACTTTCTGTATCCTCGGAGTATAAAGTGAAAATATGTGACTAATGATGGAACCttttgtcatgttttttttttttttttcaatcataatttctAAATGATGGATGAATGATAGGTCTGATAATAGAAAACACCTAATCTGTTCTATTATAATTTGTATGCCCCTCTAGACTTCATTCAAGAGTTAGTCATCATATATTTTTCTGTAGATTAGGAGCTTCAACAGCTGGCTCCATATTTAAAGAAAGTAGACTGTCTACATTTTATATGCTCTTTTTGGGAGCAGCTAATAAAACCTAAGCAAAGCACTCCCTCAGTAATTTGGTGCTTATATAACTGATTTGAAATTGACTAACTAGGTCAGTTTCTTTAGGGAACCATTGAAGAAGTTCTATGAAGCATTACAAGTGGTcctaataaatgaaaataaagctCCAATGACATGTTTGGTGTTTGCAAAGTATCAATCAGAACAATAGACAAAAATTGGAATAAAAAGGAACTATCTACCCTGGTGTATGATTGACTAGCAATAAGTTGTAATTTAACCATTCATAGGCCTAATTTGCACAAACTTCTATACAGGaatttataggagaagaaatagAGAGGTAAAATGGATCAAATTCTCTAATAGGTTAAAATCaagttcttcatcttttggaaaAGATGGAATGTGAAAGGTTATAAATAAGTTACGGTGCACAAGTTGACTTTATATTAGGTGacaagtttaattcattttacctcaaaattttcttttcctataagtGTTTGTTGAAAAGTTTATCCAAAGTGGGCCTTATACTGTGCCTTCTGAGTTGATTACCTGTGCAAATGCATTCTTGTGGTGCTTGTGTTGGTATTGAGTTAAGGAGTTTTGATCAATCCTACAGGACTGGGAGATAACAGCTGCTTCAGAAAAGTTGGCAGAGTGTCAAGAAACCATCCTTAATCTTGGGAAGCAGTTGAAAGCGATGGCTGCACCAAAGGATGCTTCCCTTTTTGACAATGTCATTGCTGCCCAATTTAAAGCAAATACCAACACtgccgccaccaccaccaccaatgtGGATCCAAGTCTTGCCCCTCCAAAATTTATGAAAGTGAAAAGTCGATCTCTACTCGATCAGATGCTAGCCGATGATACTAAAGCCAAGGTTCCCAAAGGAAGCAATGACAACTCGAACCCGATCACCATTCCTGGCGTTCTAGAGCCCCTGGAAAAGATTCTAGTTTTGAATGGTGTTAAGGATCACGAAGACAGAACCACTGATAATTCTTTGGCCATTGTACCAGCTAAGAAACCAGGAAGTGGAAGTTTGTGGAGGAAGTTAttaaggagaaggaaaaaaagtgcCATCTTGAAAATATCCCTCTAGTTGTACACACGAAATGCTCATACATAATAGATTGTAGTGTTGTTCAGTACAGTACTAAGCCGAAAGAAGGAAAGTATATTTCtgtgtgtttctgtgttttGCTCTTGAATATACACCTGAAAAACTAACAATCAGAATTCTTGTTATGAAAGGCACCCACCATTTTTGTTAGGGACATACAAAAATGAAGCTTCCTTCATTTTTGGCaagcttactttttttttttttgccaaggaAGCTTCCTTCATTTAAATGGTGGTTAGGATATGATAAGATATGAGGACTCTATTAAGTAAGCTTACTCGTGCAAAGGACTCTATTAAGTAAGCTTCCTTCAATCAATGGCTTACTTTTTTTTTGCCTTGCTCAATGCTTCAGAAAGAGAGATTGCTTAAAAACATATAGCGAGTGTAGTTTACGGAACGAGTCTAAAAGCCTACACTGGGATTATTGATTAACAATAAGCTAGCCACGCAAGGTAGACTGATTCAAAGACGGATACCATAGGCATTGAGAATTGCTTATAGAGAAGACTGACTACTGGTGCGGAAGATGAGCTGTTAATAAAGATTCTCTTACTTACGCAATTCAGTCTTTAACAGCGCTTATCCCGCATCCTGGACTATTCTTAATGTTCTTACTGGGAAACCGTAGGTAGCCTATATGCTATAAGTTTTAAGAGCGAGGACCGAAGGGATGGAAGAGGCATGATAGCGAAGATCAATCCATCTCAATTACAAAAAACATTGCCTTGGGCATGCAACCCAAAAAGATCGAAAGACTGCTCGCTCGAAGAAAATTTAAAGGAATTTGTCGGCCAAGCCCCTTCGATTCGGCAACAAGAGTCAGTTATGGAATAGTCTTTTGGTCGACTTCTCCTTTTTGAAGGACTTTCTGGCCGGTAGGCTTTCTAGCGGACCTACTTTGCTGACAGGAAGGATACGAAATAGATAGTTGCGCTTGCCTTCGCTTAGAAACTCTACGccccctatatatatatagtaaggCATGCTCTCGAAACTAGATTCACTCGTTCTTGTCTCCGGCGATTAACCATCTTAGACTCCGAGTTCTTCTAACTGATGACAAGTATATCTAACTCTAAAAGATCTCGCAACTGGAAGGCTTAGGCACCTTGCTTCAGCTGCTTTCCTTATTTCCTGACTTAACTTGCCTCACTGGCTAGATACCTTCCCAATACTTGACTTGAATGTGAAGGGATAAAAAGTACGTACTTGCTGCTTGAGAGCTTTCCCACTTTCAACTTACGCGTAAACTATCTCCCTCCCCTATAGCAAAACCATTCCTACTCTACTATAGTATTTGTTTGCTGGCGCAGGTAGTAGAGGCATTCTCCACTCCAGCAGTAGTATATGTAGAATCTGAAAGTGAAAGGCTGAATTCCCGGGGAATCCTGCAGGCTCCAGCTCGGAGACTGTATAGGAGACCATGCTAGCCTCTTTGAGGCACTCCTCACTCCTATTCCAGCTACTTCCCTAACTCACAACAAGCGTTGGTAGTGACATTAAAACcttaattaataagaaataatataagGTATGAGATGCTACAAATAGAAACAAAAGAGAGACAA
This genomic interval from Glycine max cultivar Williams 82 chromosome 5, Glycine_max_v4.0, whole genome shotgun sequence contains the following:
- the LOC100784061 gene encoding filament-like plant protein 7, with protein sequence MDQKTWLWRKKSSEKTIIAADNTDLSSKENEEVQALVADKEELEKNLKRLNNKLTSALSDCNAKDELVKKQTKVAQEVMEGLKKAEAEVLSMKQDLDEALQQRLVYEERVVHLDGALKECMQQLRFVREEQGQRIHDAVMKASKEFEKERLVLEEQLSETSKRLAKAEAENSHVNKSIFARENLIEDLKRQLNQAETDHCALMNRLESTENDNTSLKYEVRVLEKELEIRNEEREFNCRTADASHKQHLESVKKIAMLESECQRLRLLVRKRLPGPAALAKMKNEVDMLGRDSFEIRRSKLSSTSSVVESSVDTSPETPIRRINTLNEQLYTMEEENKTLKESLNRKMNELQFSRVMLSRTASKLLQLQSQIEESSKAHITVEQLRSYLTSHEFSLASMSDAGSDDKASCAESWASALISELEHFRSRKEKEPLSCKSVGASDIDLMDDFVEMEKLAVVSVERGTEISSASFKAVSEINGFSETGTKDTTPEVEGKEIIPVSDHISTATSETIPEVVGMEIIPVSDHISDLPKSNKKTCSIDILTGNSPGWLQDVVKMVLEQTHVTHKSSDDILDDIRVALRYVNNPDLFDFDSSKDSGHIDTQDPPQCIHCISCSNNSLVASGDENNTGILSIKRITLQSQEDLSKSIGKIIEIVERICLPSVDYDSSDPLHEGDGDIVSYKNVGMPTGYMVRVFQWKTSELSNVLRQFLHVCYDLLSGKTDYGNFAKELTILLDWIMNHCFSLQDVSSMKDAIKKQFDWDETQSEGETENEISHFAEEDKLQFPRENSSSLPQVTTLDGHDLQNGEIYCKEKEELTNIKDKLISAESQKEVLEGKLQSATDRIESLMNQLQESDKTIDSLRLEIHSFKESNGKLENEIRNQKLIISNPDAQHSEEELKEARNKVLALEVELEKKNSNCKELEAKCIELQFQLESMSKECSNHDIIEKDKPLHNDWEITAASEKLAECQETILNLGKQLKAMAAPKDASLFDNVIAAQFKANTNTAATTTTNVDPSLAPPKFMKVKSRSLLDQMLADDTKAKVPKGSNDNSNPITIPGVLEPLEKILVLNGVKDHEDRTTDNSLAIVPAKKPGSGSLWRKLLRRRKKSAILKISL